A window of Prosthecobacter sp. SYSU 5D2 contains these coding sequences:
- a CDS encoding sialidase family protein translates to MHHRPLLVVSILCLSTAWGSAQQTALQKKDTNLPPTPTKNLKTKMKPGYTIPIVDISGEKERQVIVDREAGQYLGHPTTLLLEDNKTMLIVYPKGHGRGAIVYKRSNDAGLTWSERLPTPKSWETSLEVPTLHRVVDAAGKKRIIMFSGLYPIRMAVTEDDGATWGELKPIGDFGGVVTMSTVIGLDKPGHYLAFFHDDGRFIRGGEVEKYRVKSPHSDHTSSTAKPWRFWVYTCLSTDGGLTWSVPAPIAMLPDASLCEPGVLRSPDGKQIAVLLRENSRKYNSYVIFSDDEGLTWTEPRELPAALTGDRHVAKYGPDGRLFITFRDTTHVSPTKGDWVGWVGKYEDIVKGSEGHYRVRIMDNTKGADCTYPGVELLPDGTFVTTTYGHWTEGELAYVVSVRFKLDELDAKLKK, encoded by the coding sequence ATGCATCACCGACCACTCCTTGTTGTCTCCATCCTCTGCCTCTCCACCGCGTGGGGAAGCGCCCAGCAGACCGCTTTGCAGAAGAAGGACACGAACCTACCCCCGACGCCGACGAAGAACCTGAAAACCAAGATGAAGCCTGGGTACACGATTCCCATCGTGGACATCAGCGGGGAGAAGGAGCGGCAGGTCATCGTGGACCGCGAGGCCGGACAGTATCTGGGGCATCCCACAACCCTGCTGCTGGAGGATAACAAGACGATGCTCATCGTCTATCCGAAGGGCCACGGACGCGGAGCCATCGTCTATAAACGCAGCAACGATGCCGGCCTGACCTGGAGCGAAAGGCTCCCCACACCGAAGTCCTGGGAGACCTCCCTGGAAGTGCCGACCCTGCATCGTGTGGTGGATGCCGCAGGCAAAAAACGCATCATCATGTTCAGCGGCCTGTATCCCATCCGCATGGCGGTGACGGAGGACGATGGCGCGACCTGGGGAGAGCTGAAACCCATCGGTGACTTTGGCGGCGTGGTGACCATGTCCACCGTCATCGGCCTGGACAAGCCGGGGCATTACCTGGCCTTTTTTCATGATGACGGCCGGTTCATCCGGGGGGGTGAGGTGGAGAAATATCGCGTCAAATCTCCGCACAGCGACCACACTTCCTCCACTGCCAAGCCCTGGCGTTTTTGGGTTTACACCTGCCTTTCCACCGATGGTGGTCTGACCTGGAGTGTGCCGGCTCCTATTGCCATGCTGCCAGATGCCAGCCTCTGCGAGCCCGGCGTGCTGCGCTCACCGGATGGCAAACAGATCGCCGTGCTGCTGCGGGAAAACTCACGGAAGTACAATTCCTACGTCATTTTTTCCGATGACGAAGGGCTGACCTGGACGGAGCCACGAGAGCTGCCAGCCGCCCTCACCGGTGACCGCCATGTGGCCAAATACGGACCCGACGGACGGCTCTTCATCACCTTCCGCGACACCACGCATGTGAGTCCGACGAAGGGAGACTGGGTGGGCTGGGTTGGCAAGTATGAGGACATCGTCAAAGGCAGCGAAGGGCATTATCGCGTGCGCATCATGGACAATACCAAAGGTGCGGACTGCACCTATCCTGGCGTGGAGCTTCTGCCAGATGGTACCTTTGTGACCACCACCTACGGCCACTGGACCGAGGGTGAATTGGCCTATGTGGTGAGCGTGCGCTTCAAGCTGGATGAGCTAGATGCGAAGCTGAAGAAGTGA